A genome region from Mycolicibacterium litorale includes the following:
- a CDS encoding ANTAR domain-containing response regulator — protein sequence MTGSPTDAPTPRRVLIAEDEALIRMDLAEMLRDEGYDIVGEAGDGQEAVELAEALNPDLVIMDVKMPRRDGIDAASEIASKRIAPIVILTAFSQRELVEKARDAGAMAYLVKPFNVNDLIPAIEVAVSRFSEIHALEEEVATLSERLETRKLVERAKGLLQANQGMTEPEAFKWIQRAAMDRRTTMKRVAEVVLETLDAPKSEPTAG from the coding sequence ATGACCGGCTCACCGACCGACGCACCGACGCCGCGCCGCGTCCTCATCGCCGAAGACGAGGCACTCATCCGGATGGACCTCGCCGAGATGCTGCGCGACGAGGGCTACGACATCGTCGGCGAGGCCGGCGACGGGCAAGAGGCCGTCGAACTCGCCGAAGCGCTCAACCCCGACCTCGTCATCATGGACGTCAAGATGCCGCGCCGCGACGGCATCGACGCCGCATCCGAGATCGCGAGCAAGCGGATCGCCCCCATCGTCATCCTGACCGCGTTCAGCCAACGCGAGCTGGTGGAGAAGGCCCGCGACGCGGGCGCGATGGCCTACCTGGTCAAGCCGTTCAACGTCAACGACCTCATCCCCGCGATCGAGGTGGCGGTCAGCCGCTTCAGCGAGATCCACGCGCTCGAGGAGGAGGTCGCGACGCTGTCCGAGCGGCTGGAGACCCGCAAGCTCGTCGAGCGTGCGAAGGGTCTGCTGCAGGCCAACCAGGGCATGACCGAGCCGGAGGCGTTCAAGTGGATCCAGCGGGCCGCGATGGACCGCCGGACCACCATGAAGCGGGTGGCCGAAGTGGTGCTGGAGACGCTCGACGCACCGAAGAGCGAGCCGACGGCGGGATAA
- a CDS encoding SDR family NAD(P)-dependent oxidoreductase, producing the protein MGDLRFDDQVAVVTGAGRGLGRAYAMLLAARGARVVVNDLGGSVTGDGSGEGPAAAAAREIAARGGEAVPDTHTVATPEGGRAVIDTALDAWGRVDILVNNAGTVDPAPFEDITDDRLRGLIDVHLKGAFFVTRPAWKVMRSRGYGRVVNTCSAAGIFGAQRMANYGAAKTGLIGFTRVLAAESAGTDITVNAIAPIAATRMLDHSLSDVTDPVQRTAVDEVMAPFLDALDPALVAPVVAFLAHRDCPVNGEIFTVGGGHVAQFFIGRTRGYRHPNLSIEDVRAHLDEIKDRTDYTVPSGPADEMAQLYEALTASG; encoded by the coding sequence ATGGGTGATCTGCGGTTCGACGATCAGGTCGCGGTCGTCACGGGGGCGGGCAGGGGCCTGGGCAGGGCGTACGCGATGCTGCTGGCCGCGCGCGGTGCCCGCGTCGTCGTCAACGATCTCGGGGGGTCGGTGACCGGTGACGGATCGGGGGAGGGACCCGCCGCGGCGGCCGCACGGGAGATCGCCGCGCGCGGAGGCGAGGCGGTCCCCGACACGCACACCGTCGCAACTCCCGAAGGGGGCCGAGCCGTCATCGACACGGCGCTCGACGCCTGGGGCCGAGTCGACATCCTCGTCAACAACGCGGGAACGGTGGACCCCGCCCCGTTCGAGGACATCACCGACGATCGCCTCCGAGGTCTGATCGACGTCCACCTCAAGGGCGCGTTCTTCGTGACCCGGCCGGCGTGGAAGGTGATGCGGTCGCGCGGATACGGCCGCGTCGTCAACACCTGCTCGGCGGCAGGAATTTTCGGCGCCCAGCGGATGGCCAACTACGGTGCGGCCAAGACGGGACTCATCGGGTTCACCCGCGTGCTGGCCGCGGAGAGCGCCGGCACGGACATCACGGTGAATGCGATCGCCCCGATCGCCGCCACCCGGATGCTCGATCACTCGCTCAGCGACGTCACCGACCCGGTGCAGCGCACGGCGGTCGACGAGGTGATGGCACCGTTCCTCGACGCGCTCGACCCCGCGCTGGTGGCGCCGGTGGTGGCGTTCCTCGCGCACCGCGACTGCCCGGTCAACGGGGAGATTTTCACGGTGGGTGGGGGACACGTGGCGCAGTTCTTCATCGGCAGGACCAGGGGCTACCGCCACCCGAATCTGTCGATCGAGGACGTCCGCGCCCATCTCGACGAGATCAAAGACCGGACCGACTACACGGTGCCGTCGGGACCGGCGGATGAGATGGCGCAGTTGTACGAAGCGCTCACGGCTTCAGGATGA